The sequence GTTATGCCAAAAGAAGTGTCGTATATATGCAACTCAATCTTGAATCAGAAAACAGAGTTCCCTTTTCTCGAGAGGAAGATGAACTGTGAGgatgaagagggagaagaaaggtaGAGAGCAGCTGGAACCAACGAGGCGATAGCTCCTGGAAGAAGGAAAGCGAAAAGCAACCTTCTTTTTAACTCTCACTGTCGGTGGGAGTGATGACCACGTCATGGTAATACGTTCCTTCTTCTTCCCCTCACCATCCAAAGTCAACTCACTTTGTGTCTCGGCACAGCATCAATGATCGCACCTTTTAGACCCCGCTTGTGAAGAAGCTGGAATCTCGATCTGTTTCCTTTATTCGAGGGCAGAAGtatcgcgagagagagagagagagagagagagacagagatatCCGCCTCTTGCTTGGGTTAAATGTGGAGGGTAGATATAGTGATGGAGAAGTTTACACGGCAGGAGCGACGTCCAATGGTCAATACCAATAAACATCAGCGACATGGAAGGGAAGCACAAAGCGGCGATGGTAGCTGTCAAGTGTTGCCGGAAGATTCACATGATTATCGCCAAATCGAAGAGATAAAGGTGGTACGTATCCATTGCCTTCAAGCAGGCCATTGCCCATCCAAGCATGAGAAACATGTTACGGAGAGAGCTCCTGCGGTCAGACCGATTTAGGCCTCTTGCAGTAGGATGCAGGAGCTTCATCACATCGGCGAAACACAAAATGCTCATCCAATTCACTGGGATTTGCAGTCATGCTATTGAATCCAAGGAAGTCTTGAACTCCCACAATTGGACTCTGCTATTCTCATTTAGAACAAAATAAAGGCCTTCAAGGAACAGAAAATGAAAAGAAGAGGCGCCCTCGTCATAATATCTGACAACAACAAAGAAGAGACATGAAAAGAAGAGTCGATGCGACAcagaaaacaattttctcaaCTATTTCCTACATTAAGAGTGAGAGTGGAGTGGGAAATCAATACAAAACGGTGTCACGTTAATCCAGAAACAGATTCAGCAGGTAGGGTTCCACCTTTGGACCAATGGGAGCCACGAAGAAATGTTTCACTTGTCTGTGACTTGCGCATGTAAAGTCAACTTCCCGAGTTAAGCTTTTGAAGGCGAGTGTGATGCTACAGAAAATTGCATGTTGCGCTAGCACAAGCACAGCCAATCTTGACGAAGTCGCTCGAAAGGAAAAAGTACTAGAAGACATCAACCGGGTAGTGATCACTGACAAACAATGTCGGCTTCCATCACTCGAGACATCCTTCCTAGTTTCCATGTAAAGTTCCGATGAAGCTCCCATGAGGAAGAAGAAAGTCCATGAACTCAGCCATTGGCAGCCAACAGGGAGTATTATATGTAGCACGGTAGGCTTCTGGAGCTAAATTACTCTTTGACGAAAACACTTGGGCTGCAAACAGATACTTTGGAGGAAGCATGATGTCAAGTAATGGAAGCACATCAATGGGAATACGAGCATCCTTCTTTGCATGTTTGTTGCAGccatttttgattcttgtaaagcttCCAGAGACTACTTCACTTTCAACCTAAGCTGaaaagtaagcgaacattgcgcaGTGCCTTCAAAATTCATAAAGCTTAGAATAATTCAACAAGTCTTCTGTAGTTGACCCACAAATAAAAGCTGTGAAGAAATGCCTAAACTATTGAGCCATCCAAATCAGATAGAAAAATCAAGCTGAGAGACATGCATCCTACTACCGAAACATTACACCTGAGAACTCAAGACTGTCATAAAGATTTCACATGCTACTCTTTCCAGGCCAAACAAGCAGCTTTTCGAGTGTCGCCGTTCATGGCTCGTTTTCTTGTTGGTATTCCCAAAGATACAAGTGTCGACATTGGGAGTAAGCATCTTACAAGCTAACTTAGCCATGCAAGTGAAGACCGCAGACGAGAGTCTGGCAAGTACGACAGTGTCCGGGAATGATTGGAGCAAGATCACCGATAATTCTCATCATCACTCTCAACGCGGGTCGTCCCACCATCATTGCCTTCGTCAAGCCCAACCTTATACTGTTGGGAAATGGCACAGACTTCTCTCGAGGCATTCGTCATCGAGTAGGGATGTAAACATCCGTTCTTAGGACAGATTATAATTGAGGAGGAGACTGCTGGCCAACTTTTTGATCTAAGATTTTGTGCGTTGCTTCGACTGTTTCCACCTATTCTCTCGCTTTCTTAGTTGGCTGTTCGGCACTTATTTGATCGTTCCCCCGCATTCTCATCTTTCgttcttctttttcttattcttcccttTTCCATTGACCAATACGAGTTCTGTCCTTCTTATCCATTTCCCTTCACGTTTTGCTTCCCTGTTTCCCGGCGTGTGGCATCCGCCGCACAGCAACACCCACGAGAGAGCAAAGCGAACGCTGACAACATACCTTCCGTCGTCTatcaaaaatttctctcctttttctttcattttttatactTGTTTATGATGACTTTTGATCGTTGACCAACTGCCTTGCAGGCGCTCGACGAACACACCCGGGTGAGGCTAACCAGACGGGAGAACACCGTGCCAACGCACGAACGGAGTGGCCCCACCCTTGCCAGCAACCGCAGGCGGCGAAGGCACAGAGGAAACGTAAGCGCCAGCCGAGCCGTCCACGAGCTGGTGAGTTCACTTCCCGTGACATTTCTGTCGATTTCGGCGATCTACCGTCCATTTCGTTTGATCATCAATTTATACGGACGTCGGTGATCGTTCTGCATGTCGATCCTGTGGTGGAACCGCGAACCGTCTCCCACGTCTGAACGGCTCATGGGTTTCTCGATTCCACGCCTTCTAGTGGCGGTGGGCCCCATCGGCGCACGCGAGCCGTGTTCGCGCCATTCTGTTGGGCCACCAAGATCCAACGGTTGCCATCGGAGATCAGCTTTGCACGAAACCGTGTACCCGCTCCAAGTCATCAACGACTGCGATCGCGAGGCGTCCCCACACTAGCCGCCCCTAACCCTGGCGCGGTTCCCCGTCACGCCCGAGACACGGACTACCGGTTCTCCCCAATCGCCAAGGCCAATCCCACAGACGATTTGGCACTGGGACGAGACGTTGGGAGCGCGGCCGCTGTGAGCGAGCGGAAAAAGCTGTTCCCTCACCTGATGGGTGTAGGAAAAATCCATCCCCGGCCGCACTCTTCCGTCATCTCCGACAATTGTACTATTTTAGCTCAGCACTGCATTTACTATGCCTCCAAAGCCCaagtctctctctccctctctctctctctctctctctctctctctcagagactGCCTCTCTTTCTAAGATCAGGAATCTCCATTGAATTCGATTCAAAGAAGAATTTCTCGGTGACAGGCTTTTTGGTCTcacgtgcttcttcttcttcttcttcttcgatactGGGAGGATTGGTGTGGCTAGAGGGAGCGAGGACGACTGGGATGAGAATGGACCGCCTGCGGCAGTCGTCAGAGCGGGCCGCGGTGGTGGCAATCGAGTGCGTGGCGGGAAGCTCCAAGGCGGAGGAGTGGTGCGGGGACATGCTGCAGACCGGGGACGTGGTGGAGGAGATCCAGATCGGAGGATCCCCGGCCGTCCACTCCCCGTTCAAAGGAGGCAAGAGCGGGGTCCAGAAGCTGCTCCACTCAGCCTTCAAGCGCGGGGACACGTCCATCGAGGTCAGGGTCCGGCGTTGCGGCGGCGCAGCGGCGGAACTCCAGGCCTGCATCGTGCCCCACGGCGCAGCAGGGCGGCGCCAGTACGCGTTGCGCTGCATCCGCGACCCCAACTACGCCGTCAGGTTCGTAGACCGCATGGAGAGCGAGTGCATAGCGTTGCAGGGTACGGCCTCTGTCCTCTTATGACTCCCACAGAGATCACTATGAATTCACCTTCCAAGTTGGACAGGGCATATTATTCTTACTGATTCTTTAGCATGGACTTGTTGGCACGAGGCACCAAATTTCTTCATTTAATCTGCAAACTCCACTttaattcaattcaattcaattacAAGCTATACCACAGATAATATAGTGTCTTTATTGTCCTGTTAGTTAAGTAATTAACCTAATATATCGTAGAAGAGTGTAGTCGTTGGAAGAACCTCAAGTTTAGATCAATTATGGGAAATCTATACAGAAAAAACCTCACTCAAAGATCATTGACATGTTCCTTTGCATGACTATAATTAAAAGGTTATACTTCTGTATCCTATCTTGAACGAGATTCATACAGCTTTGTATTGAGCGAAGATTCCTTTTTATACTCTTACTCTCATGTGCAATACTGGATTCCAATTTGTTAGGATAATTGCCAAGCTAGCAATAGTATATATACCATAAGATTCAAACCGGGATGTCGGAAAACAGTTGTGTCTCAAAATCTTGACCAAAATGTGAATCACTTTTTCAGGAGTTGGGTCAAAATTTCAGCTATCATCCAAGCACGTAAACCATATCGTTGACTCCATAATTTGGATGTTTTTAGAAGTTACTACCTTAATGAAAGATGAAtataatgcatgaaatatgggGAGTTGTTGCCAAGCCATGAAAATTCTGAAACCACCACCAATAATCTCATTCATTCTCAAGGTTCAAGGAGCTCGAGGGTGGTGTGTGCGCTGAGCACTGCCAAGCTTCAGGATGGGTATGTTCCGTACAATTGGGAAAAGAAGATGCAGGAGTTTCTCCCAGTTTCCAACTCAAGCTGCTTCCTCTCGATGCTGATTCTTCCCAAGGCATTGGACCCGCTCGCTTCCCGGTACAACTCCCTGCAAGACACCTTGGCCCGTGCAAATGCTTGGCTCTGCTCCTCTCAGACTTCAGGAGTCCCCATCGAGTTCATGAACGTCCAGACCGAGGCTCTCCTAACCAAGGTAATCTTATCGACGCCATCCATGGATTGCTGGAATGAGTTACACCAGCTGATGGATATGCTAGGGAGTCTCGCATTGTTTTCCCACAGGTATCTGGGGAGACCGCCTCTGCAACCGTGAATAGTGGATCACTATCGGACCTCTCAAATCTCGCAAATGCTAGCCTTTATGGGTTCGAGGACTACCATGGGGTCGACATTGGAGTGGTGAAGGCAGTCCGGCTTTGGTACACCCCAGCCGCTGGGGAACTGGCAGTAGACATTAGGCTTCAAGAAGGTGACACGAAGTTGGGCTTAACGATAAGCCGCACCGAAGAGGTTtgctgtactctctctctctctctctctctctctctctctctctctctctacctggcCGAAGCACGAGATCATAACCTGACTCGAGCTGCATTCTTGACAGGGTTTCATCCACATTTCTTCGGTAGATGAAAGTGACAATGAAGCAGCTTCAACACGATCGGGCCTCGGAGATCTGTTCAGACGAGCACGGAACTCGTCCAAGCTGCTAGTGATCTCAAGGGTGTCCAACGAGAAAGTCCTCCCGTGGATGGTGTCTTCGGCAGGAGCCATTCGTTGCTTCGACACCATCTCGCTCGGCCAGAAGCTGTCGTTGCATAGGCATGCGTTGAAGCCCATCCGAATTCATGTTCTGCTGTGGGAGCAGGCATCAGCTGGTGCGGTCGCGCGGTACAACGCGGCGCCGCCACTTTGTGTCCCATTACCTCCATCAACGGCTGAACTGCCGGTGCATCTCGTTGTCGCTGATGCATCTAAGATAGGGCTCGAGAGGGACACTGCAGGCGACGTTTCATTCAGGTTTAATGAAATCTGCTTGTCATAGCAGCCGAGTCCGACCACTTCGCACGATCACCTCCTCCATTGTATATATCAGTTTCAGTGAGTTGAGAGTAGATCTGTTCCTCCCATATATATTACTTCTATAGctgtgcgtgcgtgcgtgcgtgtgtGTGCGTGTCACAGATTAGTCCGAGTGAGGTTAGATCATCAGTTACCTTTGTAATCTATAAGCTGTATGACTGTGCTTTGAGTTGAAAAGTGAAGCAGTCAACCTTTCATGGAGCTATAAGATCAGaatcacaaattgatttgggctgCAGGACACGCTTCAAGCCGTGGAAAtgatgttggtgtaaacaactttaagtcgtGGCTTCCagaccgacgcggcttggttcgggtccgaatagtgggggatctccctggggcgtttcttgagactgctgaggtggcTAGTTGCGGTGTCCCAATCGGGATGGGGTCGTCGTTTCCACTGGGAGAGGACTCCCCGCCTACGTCTCTAGTGGACGacctccgtcttcgcacctgcacaaaggtcaggtcggggagctcaacccgacccctccgatgatcaagttagtggatagtCGTAGGGGGTTTCtttttctccctcttccctcctcctcacgagggtttttatagtgagaatcaccgttgcctgatgtgctggcccgcagggagcaggatcgtacttctggtagcgtttGACATtgtcgttggcgtggcgtgagggatcgaacCTGAACAGGGAGTTAATGCGCCTTAGTAGGCGTTCCGGTCCACGTTGACCAGGTGCCTCATCAAGTCAGCAGAGGCGTGATTTGTCATCTGGTGTAGTTGATGTCACGTgagtcttatcgcaattattaccctcattatattcccccccggaaggaagctatgcgtcggttgctgtaatgggagtccgatgcatggcttcggcTTTGAGAAACTGTCCTTGCTGGGCGTTTGTCGGTCTGTCGCCAGGGGTGCGGGAATCGTGGAGTTTAGTAATTAAGGAGGGTTGCGTGCGTAGCGGTGACCCCGGGGTAGTGTGCGGCCGAGGAACGCAACTCATTCGATCAGGCCGAGCAGAGGCTGCGGTCTCGAGCGACACGTAACTGAGGGGCGTGACTTAGGTGAACGGGCCACGTAGAGgcggtggtctcgggcagcatggagccgaggagcatgactcaggcgggcaagccgcgcagaggtcgtgatctcgggcagcatggagccgaggagcacaactcaggcgggcaagccgcgcagaggtcgtggtctcgggcagcatggagctgaggagcaTGACTTAGGCAGGCAGGCCACGCAGAggtcgtggtctcgggcaacatggagccgaggagcacgactcaggcgggcaggccacgcagaggtcatggtctcgggcagcatagagccgaggagcacgactcaggcgagcaAGCCACGCAGAGGTCATGGTCTCGTGCAGCATGGAAGCCCAGGGGTGCGGGTGGCCAGGTTACTTCCCTCCCAGGGAAGCCCAGGGGACCGTCACTTTCGGGAGTCGTTGGTTTTCGAGGCTGATAAGATCAGCGCTTCAGCATTCGCACCACGTGCCAGTTGGCTGCCACGTCAGGCCATATTTATGGCGAAGTGACGTTTGGTCTGCCTGACGCAACGTGCTTAGGAGAGGAAGGGTCACCGTTTTGGCGGGATTTTGCCAATAAATAGCGTGCAGTTGGCTTCCTGCACATCTTGTTCGCCCAGTTGCTCCTTCGAACTATGTTGCTCCGTCCGAATCGGCTATCCTGCTGTTCCTTCCTAAGGTCGGTGAGGATGGCTTCCCCTTCTTCCTTGCCCTCGTCTTCTTCACCATCCACCTCCGGTAATGCCGGAGAGAAAATATTGCCGCCGAACCCCAACTCGTCATCCGACGAAAAAGCGGCTATGGCTCTCGAAGCCTTAATGcagccgcacgacctcgactctgCCATGAGCGAGTCGTCACTTGGTTACCTCCGAGGTCGTTATGGTATCCTGAAGGAGTTTGTTCTTACTGCCCCCGAGCCGGGGCAACGGGCGTACGACCCTATCCCAAAAGGTTTCGCCCTGACTTTAGACGCCTTCGAGGCCGGGCTAAGCCTCCCATTGCATCCCGTCATCTCCTCTTATATTTCGTGGTGGCGTATTTCCCCATCGTAGATGGCACCGAACTCCtagcgctatctggtggcgtttaTAGGGGAGTGTCACTACGCCAACATTACTCCGACCCGGTCCCTCTTCCTCTCCTGTTTTCGCCTTTCCAAGGGTTTAGGGGGCTACTATTTGTCCGCCCAAGCGGGCTTTCGGTGGGCGGCGCGCGTGATTGACAACACCTCTCCGTCCCTGAACGATGAGGAGCGCAAGGACCTTCGACGGCTCAAGGAGATTCTCCCAGCCTCTCGGGTCATCCAGGAGATGACTGAggggtggctggtcgaggcgggtcttagcccggcgcCTCGAGGTATGCCCACGGCGGGTAATGCTAGGGTTTTCCTAAGGATTGTTTTTGGTGTTCTAACCAATGTTGATGTTTTcgtgcagagatggtgaaccttatCGCTGTGAGCGGGGGGCGCTCTTCGTCGGTCACGTTGTCGTGTCAAACGACTGAGCCCGGGGCCGGCACAAAAGAAGCACCAGTAGAACTTGAGGCTAGCAGGCCTCGGAAGAAATCGAAGATGGGACCCCAGAAGGGGGATATGTCTCCACCTCGAGCCAGCGAGATCATTGCTGAACCGGGCCGCCGTGATCGACGACGGGTCCCTGGTTGAGGCGAGGCCAGCCCGAGCAACGAGGTGGCAGGGAAGGCGCCTCGGGAACCTTCCATCCGCGATCTATGTCGCCTCCCTGCGGGAACGCAGGATAAGCCCTATCAAGCTCGGGTGATGGGCAGACTCCCGGAGGGCCAACCCTCCGAACCGTTGGTCGCCCGGTGGGCGGGCCTGACCCGCGGGACCCGGGTGTGGGCTGATGGGGATCTTTACACCATGCCCTCAGACGTTTTGTTGGGCAAGTCTGCTAAGTCATTGATGTGGGTAAGCATTTTGCTATCGACAACCTTGCCTGAACGGTACTTGTCCTGACTTTTTCTCTTTACAGAGCCATCACTATACCATAGTGTTGATGGACCGCGTTCACGACGCGGGTCGGGCCCTCGGCGTTTTGAGCGACCGCAACGCTGAGCTGCGTCGACAAATTGAGGAGGTCCGCACAGGGGCGGCTCTAGAGGCTGTCGCTGCGACTGAGCATCGAGCTTCTGATTTGGAGGCGGAGGTGTCACGCCTCTCCTCTACCTCGAGGGTGGCCGAGCAGCACGCCTCGGAGCTGGAGGTAGAGTCGGCGTGTCTCACATTAGAGGCAAAGGCGGCCAAGGACCAGAATAACGAGCTCCAGTCGCTCTTGAGGGTGACTCGAACCGAGGCTCGTCTGGCTCGAGACGAGGCGGTGGGCCTCGCGCGAAAGCTGGAGGAGGCACGCGCCGAGGTAAAGAGGGCTTCCAATGCCCTGGCCGCCGAGATGAGTCAGCGACTGGAGAAAGACAGGAagctgatcgaggactacaaagaGTTCTCGGGTTTTCAGTTTGGTCTGGTCCGGTCGGGGAATGTCACCTATGAATATGGGTACCAGATTGCCCTGGCTCGTTTCAAGGCACGCCACCCTAACCTGGAGGTCGAGGAAGACCCCTTCACCTCTTGCCCTGAAGACCTGAGCGTCGGAATGCCAGATGAGGTCCCTTTTGACGACAACGCCGAAGCCTCCGAGAAATAGAGCATTGTAATAACTTAGGAGTTTAGTCTAGGGCTGAGCTTGTCTGGTCCTATAATCAGTTTTTTGACTTTAATAAAAGCTTTCGTTTCAGACTTCTTGCGTACTTCACCTCTCCTTTATACGAAGAATTTCTTCAGATTTTGCATGTTCCATATCCTTGGCAAAGGGTAGCCTTGCATGGTTGCAAGCCGATACGTGCCGACCCGGACGATGTCGAtaacccgataaggtccttcccaattGGGGGTGAGTTTGCCGCGCGCT comes from Musa acuminata AAA Group cultivar baxijiao chromosome BXJ3-3, Cavendish_Baxijiao_AAA, whole genome shotgun sequence and encodes:
- the LOC103977896 gene encoding uncharacterized protein LOC103977896; this encodes MRMDRLRQSSERAAVVAIECVAGSSKAEEWCGDMLQTGDVVEEIQIGGSPAVHSPFKGGKSGVQKLLHSAFKRGDTSIEVRVRRCGGAAAELQACIVPHGAAGRRQYALRCIRDPNYAVRFVDRMESECIALQGSRSSRVVCALSTAKLQDGYVPYNWEKKMQEFLPVSNSSCFLSMLILPKALDPLASRYNSLQDTLARANAWLCSSQTSGVPIEFMNVQTEALLTKVSGETASATVNSGSLSDLSNLANASLYGFEDYHGVDIGVVKAVRLWYTPAAGELAVDIRLQEGDTKLGLTISRTEEGFIHISSVDESDNEAASTRSGLGDLFRRARNSSKLLVISRVSNEKVLPWMVSSAGAIRCFDTISLGQKLSLHRHALKPIRIHVLLWEQASAGAVARYNAAPPLCVPLPPSTAELPVHLVVADASKIGLERDTAGDVSFRFNEICLS